A window from Flavobacterium sp. 83 encodes these proteins:
- a CDS encoding endo-arabinase yields the protein MKWKLSFFLIISISILGYSQKIDESELIKKLLEKESATWRAADSKRHSECWYIQPYSRILVSTADGTTIDVPPTAMINTNPNSMGKGGYSLNTNYKISINGNTAWVSHDEESTSSDGKKTFSYEIRMLEKIKGEWKLVGQSIHIYNPK from the coding sequence ATGAAATGGAAACTATCATTTTTCTTAATAATAAGTATTAGTATATTAGGTTACAGTCAAAAAATTGATGAGTCTGAATTAATAAAAAAATTACTTGAAAAAGAATCTGCAACATGGAGAGCAGCTGATAGTAAGAGGCATTCAGAATGTTGGTATATTCAGCCCTACAGCAGAATTTTAGTTTCCACTGCAGACGGAACCACTATAGATGTACCTCCAACGGCTATGATCAATACAAATCCAAATTCAATGGGCAAAGGTGGTTATTCCTTAAATACAAACTACAAAATAAGCATCAATGGGAATACTGCTTGGGTAAGCCATGATGAAGAATCTACTTCGAGTGATGGAAAAAAAACTTTTTCTTATGAAATCAGGATGTTAGAGAAAATAAAAGGAGAATGGAAATTAGTAGGACAATCTATTCATATTTATAATCCAAAATAA
- a CDS encoding DUF2809 domain-containing protein: MLTFNKNYFCFAILIFFIEVLIALFVHDSFVRPYLGDVLVVILIYCFSKSFLKLPVLTVALFVLLFSFTIEFLQFLHIVEILHLEKSKIAKTIIGTSFSWIDLLTYIIGIAIVIIIEKYWLKSETKPVANNILNK; this comes from the coding sequence ATGCTAACATTTAATAAAAATTACTTCTGCTTCGCAATACTGATTTTTTTTATTGAAGTCTTGATTGCCCTTTTTGTCCATGACAGTTTTGTCAGACCTTATCTCGGCGATGTTTTGGTTGTTATTTTAATCTATTGCTTTTCAAAATCTTTTTTGAAATTACCCGTTTTAACAGTTGCGCTTTTTGTATTGCTTTTTTCTTTCACTATAGAATTTCTTCAATTTTTACATATTGTTGAAATACTACATTTAGAAAAATCAAAAATTGCTAAAACCATTATTGGAACTTCATTCTCTTGGATTGATTTACTAACCTATATTATTGGAATAGCTATTGTAATTATTATCGAAAAATATTGGCTTAAAAGCGAAACAAAACCAGTAGCTAACAACATATTAAACAAATAG
- a CDS encoding cupin domain-containing protein — protein sequence MKTIKMISVILLYGLFLLQGASLYAQNPMKASPNVYKKILLENDKVRVMEVEFKPGAVAAWHSHPNHTIYALTSGKIEITEKGKTATTMEINAGSATYMPAVTHMGKNVGTTTIKLIVTEIKPMMQKKTNPMMAPTKKK from the coding sequence ATGAAAACAATCAAAATGATTTCAGTGATACTACTCTATGGATTATTCCTACTACAAGGAGCTAGTTTGTATGCACAAAATCCCATGAAAGCATCTCCAAATGTGTATAAAAAAATACTACTTGAAAACGACAAGGTCAGAGTAATGGAGGTTGAGTTCAAGCCAGGAGCGGTAGCTGCATGGCACAGTCATCCTAACCATACTATCTATGCTTTAACCAGCGGAAAAATAGAAATAACTGAAAAAGGAAAAACAGCAACTACAATGGAAATCAACGCAGGTAGCGCCACGTATATGCCTGCAGTAACCCACATGGGCAAAAACGTTGGAACCACCACAATCAAATTAATTGTGACCGAAATTAAACCAATGATGCAAAAAAAGACGAATCCAATGATGGCTCCCACCAAGAAAAAATAA
- the lpdA gene encoding dihydrolipoyl dehydrogenase yields MKYDIIVLGSGPGGYVTAIRASQLGFKVAVIEKENLGGVCLNWGCIPTKALLKSAQVFDYLKHASDYGLTVSSFDKDFPAVVQRSRSVADGMSKGVQFLMKKNKIDVIDGFGKLKPGKKVDVTDKDNKVTEYSADHIIVATGARSRELPNLPQDGVKVIGYRQAMTLPTQPKSMIIVGSGAIGVEFAHFYNSMGTDVTIVEFMPNIVPVEDEDISKQMERSLKKAGIKIMTNSSVERIDTSGAGVKAFVKTAKGEEVLEADILLSAVGIKTNIENIGLEEVGIATDRDKILVNAYNQTNIPGYYAIGDVTPGQALAHVASAEGINCVEKIAGLHVEPIDYGNVPGCTYATPEIASVGLTEKQAKEKGYELKIGKFPFSASGKAKAAGTPDGFVKVIFDAKYGEWLGCHMIGAGVTDMIAEAVVARKLETTGHEILKSIHPHPTMSEAVMEAVADAYGEVIHL; encoded by the coding sequence ATGAAATACGATATTATAGTTTTAGGAAGTGGCCCAGGCGGTTATGTTACAGCCATTAGAGCATCACAATTAGGCTTTAAAGTAGCCGTGATTGAAAAAGAAAACTTAGGCGGAGTATGCTTGAACTGGGGTTGTATCCCAACAAAAGCGTTACTGAAATCAGCTCAGGTTTTTGATTATCTAAAACACGCTTCTGATTACGGATTGACTGTTTCATCATTTGACAAAGACTTCCCTGCTGTTGTACAACGCAGTCGTAGTGTTGCTGACGGAATGAGCAAAGGAGTTCAATTCTTGATGAAAAAAAATAAAATTGATGTGATTGATGGTTTTGGAAAACTAAAACCAGGAAAAAAAGTTGACGTTACAGACAAGGACAATAAAGTTACTGAATACAGTGCTGACCATATCATTGTTGCAACTGGAGCACGTTCTCGTGAGTTACCAAACTTACCACAAGATGGTGTAAAAGTAATTGGTTACCGTCAAGCAATGACTTTACCAACACAACCAAAATCGATGATTATTGTAGGTTCCGGAGCAATTGGAGTAGAATTTGCACATTTCTACAATTCTATGGGAACTGATGTTACCATTGTAGAATTTATGCCAAATATAGTTCCCGTTGAAGACGAAGACATTTCAAAACAAATGGAGCGTTCTTTGAAAAAAGCAGGAATCAAAATCATGACGAACTCATCAGTAGAACGAATTGATACATCCGGAGCTGGAGTTAAAGCATTTGTAAAAACAGCAAAAGGAGAAGAAGTGCTGGAAGCAGACATCTTGCTTTCTGCAGTTGGAATCAAAACTAACATTGAAAACATAGGGTTAGAAGAAGTTGGTATTGCTACTGACAGAGATAAAATCCTAGTAAATGCATACAATCAAACTAATATTCCTGGATATTACGCTATTGGTGATGTTACACCAGGACAAGCATTAGCGCACGTAGCTTCTGCTGAAGGAATCAACTGTGTAGAGAAAATCGCAGGACTTCACGTAGAACCTATCGATTACGGAAACGTACCAGGCTGTACCTACGCAACTCCTGAAATTGCTTCAGTAGGTTTGACCGAAAAACAAGCGAAAGAAAAAGGATACGAATTGAAAATTGGTAAATTTCCATTCTCAGCTTCAGGAAAAGCAAAAGCTGCCGGAACACCGGATGGTTTTGTAAAAGTAATTTTTGATGCTAAATATGGCGAATGGTTAGGATGTCACATGATTGGAGCTGGAGTTACAGATATGATTGCTGAAGCAGTTGTAGCTCGTAAACTAGAAACCACAGGACATGAAATCTTAAAATCAATTCACCCACACCCAACAATGAGCGAAGCTGTTATGGAAGCTGTTGCTGATGCGTATGGCGAAGTAATCCATTTGTAA
- a CDS encoding ABC transporter ATP-binding protein has product MKAKAFDTRLFKRILQYTKPYQFRFNGVIIFAISLSVFAALRPYLLKQTVDGYIKTHDQQGLLMYVILMGMVLLMEVFSQFYFVYWANWLGQDIVKDIRTKLFKHLLSFRMKYFDLVPVGQLVTRSVSDIEAIARIFSQGLFMIISDLMKMLVVLLFMFYMNWTLTWIVIVAMPILVFFTRIFQKKMQVAFEEVRTQIANMNSFVQERVTGMKIVQLFNREDIEFEKFKSINDKHNRAWIKTILYNSIFFPIADIISSLTLGFIVLYGGIKILNGDHFTTFGDLFSYTMFIGMLFNPLRQIADKFNEMQLGMIAANRVFDILDTQDQIQDTGTIEAPIFKGDIKFENVRFGYIPEEYVIKGINLEVNAGQTIAIVGSTGAGKSTIINLLNRFYEINNGSIFIDNHNIEHYTLSSLRTQIAVVLQDVFLFADTIFNNITLNNPVISREQVLAAAKKIGVHDFIMSLPDNYDFDVKERGVMLSSGQRQLIAFLRAYVSNPSILILDEATSSIDTYSEELIQRATETITKGRTSIVIAHRLATIVNADKIVVMDKGLIVEQGTHQELINLENGYYKNLYDSQFSVAN; this is encoded by the coding sequence ATGAAAGCTAAAGCATTTGATACCCGATTATTCAAACGAATATTACAATATACCAAACCGTACCAATTCCGTTTCAATGGCGTGATTATTTTTGCCATATCGCTTTCAGTATTTGCGGCTTTGCGTCCTTACTTATTAAAGCAAACCGTTGATGGTTACATAAAAACCCACGACCAACAAGGATTATTAATGTATGTGATCCTGATGGGAATGGTGCTGTTGATGGAAGTATTTTCGCAGTTTTACTTTGTATATTGGGCAAACTGGCTTGGTCAGGATATCGTGAAAGACATTCGAACAAAACTATTCAAACATTTGTTGAGTTTTAGAATGAAGTATTTTGATTTGGTACCTGTGGGGCAACTCGTAACACGTTCCGTATCAGATATTGAGGCAATTGCCCGAATTTTCAGTCAGGGATTATTTATGATCATCAGTGACCTAATGAAAATGCTTGTTGTACTTCTTTTTATGTTCTACATGAACTGGACACTGACTTGGATTGTAATTGTGGCTATGCCAATTCTGGTTTTCTTCACCCGAATTTTCCAAAAGAAAATGCAAGTCGCATTTGAAGAAGTGCGTACGCAAATTGCCAACATGAACTCCTTTGTTCAAGAACGTGTGACGGGAATGAAAATTGTTCAACTTTTTAACAGAGAAGATATTGAATTTGAAAAATTTAAAAGCATCAATGACAAGCACAACAGAGCTTGGATAAAAACCATTCTTTATAACTCTATCTTCTTCCCTATTGCCGATATTATTTCCTCATTGACGTTAGGATTCATAGTGTTGTATGGTGGAATTAAAATATTAAATGGGGATCATTTCACCACTTTTGGAGATTTGTTTTCTTATACGATGTTCATAGGAATGCTATTCAATCCATTGCGCCAAATTGCGGATAAATTCAACGAAATGCAATTAGGAATGATTGCTGCCAATCGTGTTTTTGATATTTTGGACACTCAAGACCAAATACAAGATACTGGAACAATTGAAGCGCCGATTTTCAAGGGAGATATAAAATTTGAAAATGTTCGTTTTGGTTATATACCTGAAGAATACGTTATCAAAGGAATAAATCTTGAAGTAAATGCAGGTCAAACTATTGCTATCGTGGGTTCTACAGGAGCAGGTAAATCAACAATAATCAACTTGTTAAACCGTTTTTATGAAATCAACAACGGTTCCATTTTTATTGACAATCACAACATTGAACATTATACTTTAAGTTCATTGCGTACGCAAATCGCGGTAGTTTTGCAGGATGTTTTCCTTTTTGCCGATACAATTTTCAATAACATCACCTTGAATAATCCAGTTATCAGCAGAGAACAAGTTTTGGCTGCGGCCAAAAAAATTGGCGTTCATGATTTTATTATGAGTTTGCCTGATAATTATGATTTTGATGTAAAAGAACGTGGTGTTATGCTTTCGTCAGGACAGCGGCAGTTGATTGCTTTTTTGAGAGCGTATGTGAGTAATCCAAGTATTTTAATTTTGGATGAAGCTACTTCATCAATTGATACCTATTCCGAAGAATTGATTCAACGTGCCACTGAAACAATTACTAAAGGCCGAACTTCAATTGTCATTGCTCATAGACTCGCAACTATTGTCAATGCTGATAAAATTGTAGTAATGGATAAAGGATTAATTGTAGAGCAAGGAACACATCAGGAATTAATCAACCTTGAAAATGGGTATTACAAAAACCTGTATGATTCTCAATTTTCGGTAGCTAATTAG
- the truA gene encoding tRNA pseudouridine(38-40) synthase TruA, translating into MRYFIKLAYNGTLYHGWQYQPNAASVQETMNKAFSVLLNTEINLMGAGRTDTGVHAKEMFAHFDFEKPFDIPNLVHKLNSYLPKDIVVYTIIPVHDEAHTRFDATKRTYEYHINTFKDVFSQEQSWYFHQKLDVDLMNEAAKLLFNFTDFQCFSKVNTDVNTFDCTIFEAYWTRGTAEQGADKQENGSLIFTISANRFLRNMVRAIVGTLVNIGLHKITLDDFIAIIESKNRDKAGFSVPAHGLYLTKIEYDYITQ; encoded by the coding sequence TTGAGGTACTTCATAAAATTAGCATACAACGGAACCCTTTATCATGGCTGGCAATACCAACCTAATGCGGCATCAGTTCAAGAAACAATGAACAAAGCATTTTCAGTATTATTGAATACCGAAATTAATCTTATGGGAGCCGGACGCACAGATACTGGTGTTCACGCCAAGGAAATGTTCGCCCATTTTGATTTTGAAAAACCATTTGATATTCCAAATTTAGTTCACAAACTCAACTCCTACTTGCCCAAAGACATTGTTGTTTATACTATTATTCCCGTTCACGACGAAGCGCACACCCGTTTTGACGCGACTAAAAGAACATATGAATACCATATCAACACGTTTAAAGATGTTTTTTCGCAAGAGCAAAGTTGGTATTTCCATCAAAAATTAGATGTAGATTTAATGAACGAAGCGGCCAAATTATTGTTTAATTTTACTGATTTTCAATGTTTCTCTAAAGTAAATACCGATGTGAATACATTTGACTGCACAATTTTTGAAGCGTATTGGACTCGAGGCACAGCCGAACAGGGCGCAGACAAACAAGAAAATGGCAGCCTTATTTTTACCATTTCGGCAAATCGTTTTTTACGCAACATGGTTCGCGCAATTGTGGGAACATTAGTGAATATAGGATTACACAAGATTACACTAGATGATTTTATTGCCATCATAGAAAGTAAAAACCGAGATAAAGCTGGTTTTTCGGTTCCGGCGCATGGTTTATATTTAACCAAAATAGAATACGATTACATTACGCAATAG
- a CDS encoding metallophosphoesterase — protein MKKILLLSDTHSHIDDTILKYVAQSDEVWHAGDIGDLAVTDAIKKLKPLRGVYGNIDDAKARLEFPLHNRFMCEAVDVWITHIGGYPGKYNPNIKAEIVSNPPKLFICGHSHILKVMFDKKHNLLHMNPGAAGKSGFHQVRTMLRFVIEGDKIKDLEIIEIEKKG, from the coding sequence TTGAAAAAAATATTACTCCTTTCGGATACGCACAGTCATATTGATGATACTATTTTGAAATACGTCGCTCAGTCGGATGAAGTTTGGCATGCAGGCGATATTGGGGATTTAGCTGTAACCGATGCGATAAAAAAACTAAAGCCGTTGCGTGGTGTTTATGGCAATATTGATGATGCTAAAGCCAGATTAGAATTCCCCTTGCACAACCGTTTTATGTGTGAGGCTGTGGATGTTTGGATTACGCATATTGGCGGTTATCCTGGGAAATACAATCCCAATATTAAAGCGGAGATAGTGTCGAATCCTCCAAAATTGTTTATTTGCGGGCATTCTCATATTCTAAAAGTAATGTTTGATAAAAAGCACAATCTCTTGCATATGAATCCTGGAGCAGCTGGAAAAAGCGGTTTTCATCAGGTGCGTACCATGTTGCGTTTTGTGATTGAAGGGGATAAAATAAAGGATTTGGAAATTATAGAAATAGAGAAAAAGGGGTGA